agtttgtttgtatttacaggagataatgatgTCCacatcttatttacaatgtcacctgaaagtcaaaacagatgttcacatggcacttttgtagccagcattacaaggtatttatgtgccagatatgctaaatatttgtatgctccttcatgcttccatgctgatgatgctcatttaaaaaagtgttaattaaatttgtgactgaactccttgagagGAGAATTGTATGACTCCTGCTCCATGGTTTCACCTGCATTATGCCAtgcatttcatgttatagcagtctcagatgatggcccagcatatgttgttcgatttaagaacactttcgttgcagatttgacaaaactcaaagaaggtaccagtgtgagatttctaaggatagctacagcactagaccccaggtttaagaatctgaagtgccttccaaaatctgagagggattgaggtgtggagcatgctttcagaagtcttaaaagagcaacactccattgcagaaactacagaacccgaaccaccaaaaaaagaaaatcaaccttctgttggtggcatctgactcaggtggaaaaaaaaaacaaaacgtgcatcagtccgcactgctttggatcgttattgagcagaacctgtcatcagcatggatgcatgtcctctggaatggtggttgaagcatgaaggggcatatgaatgtttagaatATCTGGCACGTATATATtctgcaacaccagctacaaaagtgccatgtgaacgcctgttctcactttcaggggacgtaaataagaagtgggcagcattatatcctgtaatgtaaacaaacttgtttgtcttagcgattggttgaacaaCATTTAGGACtcagtagacttgtaggctctaaagttttacattgttttatttttgagtgcagttatgtaaaaaaattaaaaaattctacatttgtaagtttcactgtCATGATaaagattgcactacggtacttgcatgaggtgaattgaaaaatactgtttcttttatctttttacagtgcaaatatctgtaatcaaaaataatataaagtgagcattgtatactttgtattctgtattgtaattgaaataaatatatttgaaaatgtagaaaatatcaaaaaaaatataataaatttaaattggtattctattattatttaacagtgcgattaaaattgtgtttaattgtaattaattttttaatcaagttaatttgttttgatttaattgcttgagttaactgcgattaattgacagccctaatataaatcAAATGTAAAAGTGAATGTGTGCCCAAAACTCTCCAGTATCCTTCTTTCAATGGTAGCGCTTGAAGACAAGTGTTTATAAATGCACACAATacactttaaaaaggtaaatggaCACTATTTCTGTTTTTAGGTACtcctaaaatttttttttttttttttttttttagatttaggCTGCAGAGTTAGCTTTGGGGTATCTAACTTCACTAATTAAGTGGCTAAGCATTTTCTAAAATAGCTGTTTGTGCAAGTGACATACTTTGTACTTTAGAAGAGATGTAAATGGTATGTAATTGTTGTTAGCAAAAAATGTAATGACAGACATTTCCTGAGATTGGCTCCCTGGGGTTTTAGTCATTTATTGTTTTAGCttggtttacatttaaaaaaaaatacttccaccAAAAGGTTTAGATGTAGTGGTGTCTAGCCATTGTTGTTCCTTGAATGTTGATTAAAAAACAGTTTATGAAAGGGTATCTCTTCACAGCTTTGAACAGCTCATCTACACTTATCGAATCTTCAGGGAACATGAAGGTTACTTTAGGATTCAGgtaaaaaatttcatttcatcTGCAAGAGAAAATATTGTTTAATGtcattttctgattaaaaaatcaTATACATAAAATCTCACCTTCACAAGGTATTTTCATACCTGCATTCTACCTCACACAACCCTTAACAACACTTTCTCTCATTACCCATTAGCTTGGAAGTAACACACTACTGCTATCTCCACAGTAATTTCTTTGTATCCATAATTTATTGCATGGCTTGCCCATAGCTACTGATTTGATCATGTCTTTTTGACAACATAAAATCTATCTCTTGAGTATCTACTCACATATTTTTTTTCGTCCTTTTTCTGATGGAATCCGCTTCCATTTCACCAAAGACATTGCTGGGTCCTGTGTACAAACACCTTGTGCTTCTGAATGTTCAGGGGTTTTGAATTTTGGAATTagtcctttccttttaaaaagatcTGTATATAATATTTTTGTGCGACTGTAATGCTCCGAGAGGTGCTTTTGAGCATTACTGATTTGGGCTGGATTTCTAAGCAAGGGCattctgctttatttattttattttattttgttgccttCCTCTATAGCACAGGGTATAGACTGcttgctaggatcatctgggGATATCTCACCAAACTAATTCCCTGGCATTCCAGGGGCATCAGGTATTGGTGGTGGGTATTTGAGTGGAATTTTGATGGCCTGTGTTTATTCATTGAGAAAAAGTTTCCGTCCTTTATGGTTGCAGAGCAAAGCTTGCAGACAAACTGTTCAACCTAAAGACTATGAtgtcagaagacaaaaagaactcaaaagtactccttttaagCCAATCTCCTGATTTTGGAACACTCAGAATTGGCATTACAGCATATCCTTTTTTATAGAGGGATAACTTCCAAGCCTTATCTTTCCCACCACAACTCTCAAAAGCCTTCTCACCTCGATCACAGCAGCCTGGGCCCTCAATCACAGGCATGACACCTCCGGAGTGTCTCAGTGCTGTTTACAAggctgggcagaggagactgCTATACACCCAGTTGAATGTGAGGGATGGTGTTTGGAACGTGAACTTTGAttcactaaggctttgtctacactaccacttttgtctataaaacttttgtcagtcagaggtgtgaaaaaaccactcCCCGGACCAACTTAAGTTTCACCggcaaaagtgctggtgtggacagtgctacgCTGGCAGGAGAGgctcttctgtcaacatagctaacGCCGCTTGTtgcgggtggtttaattatgcctgCAGGAGAACTGCTGTTCTGGGGAAGCAACAAAAACATTTAGAACAGGGTGGGTCAGATTAACTATTTGAGAGATTCAGGCAAGGTGTACCCTAGAAAGTTTCCCTGGCATAAAAATGTCAGCTAAGAGTgtgatttctttctctctctctctctctcttttcttttctttttttttttttaacgataTTTCTTGACTGATCAAGTTgtcaagagcaaatgggacaaatgcccacttttgtgaAAAAAGCGGGGTGTGGAGGAATATGCGTGGAGGTGAGTGACaatgccagccccatgcagggggTAGGCAGGACTCGGGCAGGGGGGCAGGCAGTGCTTGGGCAAGCAGTGacgccagccctgtgcagggagtCGGGGAGCTCAGGCaagtggcttgggccagccccacgcTAGGtggtgtcccgttttccctttgggaaatatggtcaccctatggaTGAAACATACATGCAGTGGCAACGCTTTTTTCACTTTCTTTCAGACTTCTGAAGATGCTCCACAACGGGTCTTCAAAACAATAAATGATTTGATATACGCATATGAAAAGCCAAATCAAGGACTCATCATCAACCTTCGCTACCCAGTAAGGAGACTGAAGTCCCCAAGGAAAGCCAAGGTAGAGATGGATGAAGTTTATGATGGTAAGAGgtttatttctgtctttttagCCTAGTGCTGGATTGACCGTTCTGAGAATGAATCccttctgtttctcttcagtGCACAGAGAGCCCAGACAGCAGTTCTATACATTTCCTACTCAGTCCTTACCACTGTGTTTCAATAACGCTTTAAATCACATTTAAGAGAGAGAAGGGAGCTCTGTCAGCCTTTCTTAGCCTGCCAATCAAGGTACCCATTAGTAACAAGATAATGGCTACTCTCAGAATAGGTGTCCGCATCACAATGAACAGGCATGTGAAAATCAATTCGGCCTACTGCCGATGGgtaaaactgagacacagaaaggttTGAGAATTCATCTAAACTCTCCTAGCATGTCACGGTGAGAGTCAGGAGTGATACTCAGAATTCTTGCCTCCGATGCACCCTCCGGATGGTTATAATCTTAAGTACTACCAACACAGGCTGGATCTGAACCCATGAGTTAGAGGCAAAATATTTCGCATCCCTGAATCACTGAGTCCCCTATACTTGattttaaactttctttttatttcaagaTGAAAAGCAAAAATTACATATTCTGCCTAAGTGATCAAAAACCTACCAGTGACATTAGCTAAATAGCCCCCTAACGAAAATGGGGACAAAGACATACTTAATGACTTTGATGGAGTTGGGATTTGACCCGTAAtgttttaagatttaaaaaatataaacattgCCAGTATGCATTACTTTAGTATGGTTATTTACAATATAGTTCCTATAAGGTGCTgagtccactgatttcagtgagagatcGAGTCCTAAATTACCTTCATACCAAAAATGGCACAAACTAAATTATCTTTGAGGGCCTAGGGGAGAAAATATAAACTAACTTCAAACTcatagtttttttgttttgccttgtGTTCTAACATCATAAGTAGTCTTAAATCCAAACtgtcctaaaaataaaaattgggggaggaagtattgtccagtggttagggcgctGTCCTGGAATTTGTAAGTCTCAAGGTCAATCCTTGCTTTGCCATAGTCATCTTCTGTGAAGCTGGGCAACTCACTTTGTTTCTGTCTCAATTCCCCAATTATAAAATGTGCCTAATACTTCACCAAGGTGtttaggataaatacattaaaaattgtgaggcTTTCAGATATAGTATACTTTGATTGTAGTCATGTGTCTTTACTGTAACATGCCCTTGGTTTTGTTCGGATGAATTTAGTAAGAGTGGTAACTGTTAACCCGGACAGTGCTGTTGACACAGAGCAAAAGACTTTAAGAACTGCTGAATAATGCTTAATTGCTGAGTTAATCAGGCAGTGTGAGCTGTCATTAGAAACCGTTTCTCCATTAGAACTGCTTACCCATAAGAGTAAgtgcttataccagcaaaagtgtAGGAATCATGTATGCATGACGCAAGAGTCCTCACTTAGGAACAGTGGCTATACGAGTGTAGACTCAAGTTTCCAATCCTCTGCGTGAGTTACACCTCTTGTAGGTAGCCTGGAGCCCTGAATGGCAATCTTTGAAATAGCTCCTAATTAAAGGTGAACTGACATTTTATGTTTAAATGGCCCAGTTTTTAAGGTTCCAGATCATTAGTGCAACACCTGGGTAGACTTAAAATGACAAGTACATGCTAATAGttaactgaaatatatttttaccTGAGTCCCCCAGTAAGAGCTAAGCCCTATCCCTGGCATCTAAAGCGGTGTAAGGAATGACGCTCTTGCACTGCTTTAGagccttgtctacattggcaccGTGCACCTGTTTTTCAGCAATGGTGCAGCTACCCTGATTCGAACAATGGTTTAAAAAACTTAGACATCTTCAGCACAGCATCAAGAAGACTTGCTCCAGGAATCCCTTGAGCCCTATGCCTACTAGTGTTCACCATGTTGCTGGTGCCAGTGCATCTACACCATAGCCAACAATAAAGGGTAGTAAAGTTGCAGCCTTGTTTATACTAGCAGGTTTTCTTAAGCCTCCCCACAATTGCCGATAGCTGGTAGCCATGGTGGGATCACTAGGGTAGATCAGTTGCCatctagacctgctctgagctgAGGTGAAAGGCATTGAGCAGGGCTCCTGGCATGGTGGCTACAGTGCTGGTCTAAACTAGAGTTCTCATCCTTGCTAGCACGCGGGGAGCTCTACTGGCAGGAGAGTAATGGTGGGAGATTTTAAGAAAAAGGCTAATCTAAAACATGCTGTAGTATCTGATGCTGAAGCTGCATCGGCTCTTGCAGGAGAAAGACTGAACCCTGAACTTGGCTTGTGGCCCGGCAAATACGTGTAGGGATTTGTCACAACACTTTGGGATTGGAAACGtagtttgtatttatttttataccaTTTTTGTTCCTTTCTACATAAAGCTCCACTTTGCAGCAGCCTTGGCTCCCGTGTAATGCTACTGAGTTGCACAGATGAGTCGAGGTTAAAGAATAATGTTTGTTTGCCACTGGATACCTTGAGAGGCCACTGGTGCCTCTTAAAGAAAACCGCAATATCCTTTTGCCAGCTATCTGCCTAAGCTCTACAAGTAGCTGGGCCTCTACTAAACTTCCTTTCTCTTGCAAAATTTGAATGTGTGATAGTAATATACGAAATGTTCAGTGCAGATAGCAGCTTGAAAGGACATCTAAGCTAATGGAGAGGGAGATGAGGGTCTTAAGACCTCAAATCTCATCCTTGTCCCCAGCTAAATACAGAAGTTAGTTAGCATTACATTTATTATtctcagagaaaaggagtcttAGGTTCTCTTGCCCTACAGTTTACAATTGTCTCTCTATTTGGAACTATTGTACGTAGTGGAAGGATATGTTGTAGCATTGGCCATCAGATCCACTGACCTGTCTTGTAAACTGTTTCCACTCAGAAGCAGTTGATTATTTCTTGCTATGAGGCATTCCTAACTGTACTTCATGGACATGATAGTTCAAGAACTGAGCTGTCAGGTTCTGGAGGAGAACAATGCAGGATCTCTTCAGCTTGAGTTTCAGGCAATTTCACTCAGATCAATGGCAAAGGAGTGGTCTTGGGGGCCAAATCTGCAAGACCCTAGTCCTAACTGGAGTCATATATAATTGGTGTCCAGAACATTGAATGATTCCATctcaaaaaccaaaataaaatgtgttattttaCAACAagctcctctttcctccccctaGAAGATCATTGGAATGTACAAATGACGACATACTGTTATGCTGCTTTCTTTACAGAAATTGAAGATGGAGATTATGTTGATGTCTTACCTTAAATCATCTGGGACCTGGTTTTTGTCAGAGGCCACCTCTTATCCTGGCCCCCATCTCAGCAGATCAAATGTAAAAAGCTTGCTTTCAGAACTTGTCCTTGCACATGCCACATCTGCTGACTGGGCATTCTCATCAGTGGACTTGTGCCTCTGAAATTCACTCTCCTGGGCAGCGCATCCAAGTAACAGACTTGTACTCTTTGGGACACAATCCaagttatatttattttattcattattagaataacttatttttatttttaatttgttattttcctttttgCTAACTGAAGTTCTAGCTGCCCCGGTCTGCAGCCTGTTAGAAAATAGTAAGGTAAATATGTTAATTGCATATGGGTAGATCAAATGGTAATGGCAGAGCTGAAATCTACTATGATACAAACTCTATAGACTCCACAGAATGTTAAAACcatgttttgttgtgttttcatACTTTGTGCAAAAGACATTAGTTTTGTCTCATTTTCAGCTAACTGAATGGTGTATTCAATCAGAATCTTTACTGTCTTGAAGGAATAATATCATCCTGTAGCACTGATACAATCCAAGGCTGCTGACAAAAAAGCATTGAAAGTAGCAGCAACTGAAAATAGAGAATATACTATACAGTGTAAATAAATGACCTGGACTGTTTTCATATCTATAAATGGTAGTGTTGAAGATTTACTTTGGGACTGCAAGTTTTACACAGATACTTTTAGgaacagtttaatttttttatatttaatatttgttgCATGCATTTGACACAGCAAACAAATGGCTCTGTGGTGTCTATATTTCTTTTTTCTAACAAGAGTTGGCTTTAAAGAATTAAACCAGGGATCTGCTTATTGTATAGTTTTGTTCTGAAGGTCACTGCTTGGGGAAGTGGTATGTCTAATGGTTACCTGCCAGAAAGAGAACTCAGGACTATTGACTGGCAGAACTAAGAACGGAGAATGGATTGTTCTGTGACCTCTGGCAAGTCATATAACCTTGCTGTGTGcattccacatctgtaaaatgaagatacaGAAGCACGACAAAAATTGtttctttaatgtttgtaaagggccTTGAGATCTTCAGGTAACATGCCATAGAATTGTGAAGTATCACTCTCGGCTCATTGTAAATTTAAAGTGCTGGTGATTCCACATGTTGGAATCAGAGGGTATTTGTAGTGTTATGATGCAAATAGGTGTTTAAATTAATCCGTAGACTTCCAGGTTGATTAGTGTAGACGGCCAAAACATTGATTTGTTTGAGAAAGTAAGTGGTTGCcgaaggggagaaaaaaactgTTCCGTATTGTAGGGAAAATCTTACTTTAAAGAAATATAGGGATTAATGCTTTTATATTAGCAGAGCTCCAGCAGCCTGCTCCACATTCTATCATCAGATTGCTACAGCACTGAGGTAGCACATCAGTGTACACACTCACTATAGCAAAAGGAAGGATTTTCctatcactgtagttaatccacctccaggagaggcagtagctacgtTGGCAGAAGAATTATCCCATCAACCTAACGCTGTCTACGCCAGGGATTAGGTCATCTTGTTGGCCAAAAGCCTAATGGGAAGAAATTGTTTCAAGTAAAATTGTActttattttgcttattttgccTTATACTTTATTTTGCTAGCCttaaattagtaaaaaaaaattgtagcctCAAATTAAAACCACAAGCCCAAATTGTTCTGAGTTTATTCTTTACTAATTGTGTTAATAACTGTTTTTAGAAGGATAAAAATTGTATGGCTGTAATTGCCTTATTTACTGTTTGGTGTGAGCGAAGAATATATGGTAATTAACTAAGAAAGAACAGTCAGCTAGGCCAGATGGTCAAGAAGGGAGTGGAGGAGTCGAGAGGCACCAACTTTTACCCAGATGGCAAATTAACAACCCTAAAGCAAAGGCATACACCCCAAGAACAAGATAAAGAGTGAAGCCAGAGGGACAAGATAAGAAACAGCTGCGAATAACTCCCAGTAACAACCCAAATAATGCTAATTAAAGCAACCTTGAACAGGGCATACACAGCAAGGTCCAAAGACTTGTATGGGAACTTATTACTATAAAAAAAAGAGTGtattgccatgggactttgggttcgttCTGCATCAACATCAGATCTTCGAACGTGTTCGTCAGAACACAGCGCCCCCTCCCTCGTGTGCAGTTTCAGCCGACCATTGGAACTGACTGAGCAACACGAAGGACTGGTAACTATATAATCTAGCTGCAGAACCTTTGGTGGGGGAGGTGTGTGTAAATGGAAGCATATACTAATTTTAATGCTTTAACTGTACTCTCAATAAATGCGGCATATTGCCttatcccctttttaaaaattctgtgtgcttcttataagcataacaatcttaactatgtcactcaggagtgtggatttttcactcccctgagtgacgtaactggatcaacctaactttttagtatCGACCCCACCTAAGTGCCAGCAGTGTTCAGGTTTCCAGATTACAGTATGCTACATCATTAGACTAAGCTCCACAAGAAGCTGTGTTCAATTCTCGATGGCTTGAAGAATAGGTCAGCCAACTACATATCCTTTGGAAGAACATGTG
The nucleotide sequence above comes from Caretta caretta isolate rCarCar2 chromosome 1, rCarCar1.hap1, whole genome shotgun sequence. Encoded proteins:
- the SH2D1B gene encoding SH2 domain-containing protein 1B; translated protein: MEFPFYHGNITKKTCEELLSKKGKDGSFLLRESESMTGALCLCVFFEQLIYTYRIFREHEGYFRIQTSEDAPQRVFKTINDLIYAYEKPNQGLIINLRYPVRRLKSPRKAKVEMDEVYDEIEDGDYVDVLP